The Pseudomonas benzenivorans region GCGACATTGCTGAGCCAATTGCGTGGACGAACGGTTCATCCCCGCTGGCGCGGGGAACACGCATGGGTAGCATTGGAAAAATTGTCGTTGATCGGTTCATCCCCGCTGGCGCGGGGAACACTCGGCGAAGTAGGTGCGCAGCAGGCGCTGCACCGGTTCATCCCCGCTGGCGCGGGGAACACGCCTTGTCCATCGGCCCGGTAAAGCCGCCAATCGGTTCATCCCCGCTGGCGCGGGGAACACTTCACCTCGCCATAGGCCCAGCCATCAGCGAGCGGTTCATCCCCGCTGGCGCGGGGAACACAGCCATGAAGAGCAGCAAGGTATTGTCGACTACGGTTCATCCCCGCTGGCGCGGGGAACACTCCTGCGCCGAGAGGTCGGCGAGAAGGTGCGGCGGTTCATCCCCGCTGGCGCGGGGAACACATCGTCACCAGCAACGTGCTGCACCTGCCGAGCGGTTCATCCCCGCTGGCGCGGGGAACACCATAGGTTCAGCCGCGTGCGGTACACCCGCACCGGTTCATCCCCGCTGGCGCGGGGAACACACTTAGCCTAACCGACTGTTCCTTAAAGGAAAAATCGGCGGCTAAAAATCTACCAACTTTTTCCTGTTAAAGATCGGGGTTATCAAGAGGCTGGAAAGCGACCAGATGCAGACCGTCGAACTCCACTGGGATGCGGCGGTTGGGACCCAGCGTCTGGAATTCGTAGCCGGATTCGTGATTGCTGCTCCAGGCCATGACCACGTTGCCGTCTTCGTGTCCCTCGCGCAGTTGCTCCCAGATCATCTCGCGGGTGCGCTTGGATACATCGCCGATATAGACACCCGCACGCACCTCCAGCATCCAGATGGCCATACGTCCGCGCAAACGTGGCGGGACATTTTCGGTGACCACGACCAGAAAACTCACTACTGCGCCCTGTGCCCGGCATCGCCGATGCTTTGCGGGTTGGGAATGGCTGGCGGCACCGACTCGGGCGGGGCTTGTGGTGGCGAGACGCCGCCGGCAAACAGCACCTCTTCGATGGTGGGGATGATCTTCGCCAGAATCTTGCTGGAGCGGAACAGATCGCGGCAGCCCAGGCGCACTTCCCGTTCCGGCTGGTGGGGGGATTTGGCGGCGACCTTAAAGGCCAGGGGCACCACGGTCTCGAACTTGAACAGGTCGGCGATATCGTAGACGAAGGACAGCGGCTTGCCGGTGTGAATAAAGCCCACCGCCGGCGCATAACCGGCCGCCAGCACGGCCGCTTCGGTGATGCCATAGAGGCAGGCGGTGGCCGCCGACAGGCAGCGGTTGGGGACATCCGCCGCATCCCACTCCTTACGGTCGTAGTTGCGCGAGCGCCAGTCCACGCCGTATTGCTTGGCCAACAGCTTGTAGGTTTCGCGCACCCGTGCGCCCTCAATGCCGCGCAATTGCTCGACACTGCGCTTGGCCGGCGCCGGCTCCTGAAAACGCAACTCGTACATCTTGCGTACCACCTTCAGGCGCAGCTCGTCGTCCAGCGCCAGCCTGGCCTGGTAGAGCAGGCGATCGGCCCGCGCCCCGCCCGGCTGGCCACTGGCGTACAGACGCACGCCGGATTCACCGACCCACACCAGCAGGGTGCCCACGGTGGAGGCCAGATGCACCGCAGCATGCGACACCCGCGTGCCCGGCTCGAGCATGATGCAGGCCACCGAGCCGACCGGGATGTGCGTGCGCACGCCGGTCTTGTCGATCACCACGAAGGCGCCGTCCAGCACGTCGATCTGCCCGTACTGCACGAAGATCATCGACACCCGGTCTTTCATCGGCAGCGGCTTGAGCGGCGGCAGCATCAGCAGCGCGCCACACTGAGCAGGCCACAGCCGAAGGCCTTGGCCGGACCTATGCCAGCTGTCAACGCGCGGCTGAGGGCGTCCAGGCTCTGCGCCTGCAATACCCCCTCGAAGCACACCCGCTGCACGCTGATGCGCCCCTCCCCCTTACGGCTGACCAACACATCGCTGGCCGTCACCAACGCCGCCTCGACGCTGAAGCCATGGCGCTCACCCTGACGCCCCAACCACGCAAGCTGCTCATCCTCACCGACCAACCCATAGCGCTTCCCCTGGCGGGTGACTGTCGGATTGGCCTGCAAGCGAAAGCGATAGCGCGCACCGCCTTCTAGCCATTCCTCGAGCGTCAGACGCTTGCTCTCCACGGGCCGTTGCAGGTAGTTGGCCAGCGCCAGTAGCGGCGACCAGTCGGCCTCGGTCGTGGCCTGCACCAATACCACCGGCGTGGCCCAGGCATTGGCGCCGGCTTCCAACCGCCAGAGGAAACGTGCCGGCGCACTCTGCGCATCGGCGACGAAGGCCCGCGCCAGAGTGCGGTGCATTTCGTAGGCATCGCCCAGATCACGACGGGCCTGGGCGCTGCGTGGGTCAAGCGTCAGTCTGGTCAGATGCATGCAGCACTCCCGATTTCACGAAACGTGGACCAAAGCGCCGTTCGGCAAAAGGCGCAACCGGTTGATCCAGGCGAATGGCGCCCTCCTGCTCGTCTTCCAGCAGGCAGCGCAGTGGCTGTTGCCGGTCCGCCCACTGGGGCGCGGCCAGGCACGGGTAGGCGGCCAGGGCCTGCTCCAGCGACAGGGTCGAAAGACCATCCGCCAGCCACACCGGCATGCCGGGCACGAAGCTCTTGCGTCCCAGGGCCAGGGGCCAGACCGGCGCACGCAAGGCGTGGTGAATACGCGCCAGCAGGCCTTCGTCCTCGCCCTCCAGGCCGACCAGGAAGGCCGCATCCGCCAGGTAGAAGCGGGGGCTGACCACGGTGCGCCGCAGGTCGGCCTTGCCGGTGGCGATCAGCACGCCGGTGGCGGTCTGATAATCGCGCATCGGCACGCCTTCGCGGTCGACCCGCACGCCCATGCGCAACGCCGCCAGGTCAGCCAAAGGCTCACTGCGATCGCGTCCCAGGGCGGCGCAGACCAGCCCCAGCACCCCTGACTTGGAGGGTTCCAGCTGGGTGTCGCGCTCGTCGAAGCGACTGGTGGTGCCCCAGGACTGCAGCGGCCCTTGCAGGCGCATCAGCAGGGTGGCCATGCTCACACCTCCAGCCGGGAGGCGACCTTATCGCGCACCCAGGCCGCCAGCTCGCTCAGGTTCGCCGTCTGCTGGCCTTTCTGCGCGGGCCAGGCATCGCTCAGGTCGAGGTAGGCCCACTGGTCGCGGCTGTCGGCATAGACCGCCGCGAGCTTGCCTTCATGGCCGGCGAGCGCCTCGACCGATTGGCTGGTCAGCGACTTGTCGTTACGCGGGCTCACCGGCTTCTCGAAGGCATTGGCCAGGTTCAGCGGGCCGCCATGGCGCAGGCAGACGCCGACGAAGCTGGGCAGGTTGTGGGCGGCAAAACTGTTCTGCTTGCCGCTGGGAATGGCCCGCACCATGGCCTGGGTGAAGGCCTCCAGCGCCGACAGACACAGCTCGCTATCCTGTTGCAGGTTGCCGAGCAGCTTGCCGGCATCGACCACCGCGTAGCGGTAGAGGGTCGCGGAATTGAACTCCACCTGGCCGATCATCCCGGCCCCGGTTTCGTCCGGGCCACCCTTGTCGTCGACCGCGGTGAAGTAGTCGAACTCACGCTCGACGCGGTGGGTGCTGATGGCGTGGGCCACCTGGCAGGCGGCGTCCTGGTTGACCTCCGGCATGTCGGCCAGCATGCGGCCGAACAGCGCCACATCCACCGCCTTGCCGCCATCGAGCAGGGCCTTGGCTTTCTTCACCACCTTGGCCGGTGCGCAGGCCTTGGCTTCCTTCTTGCCCTTCTTCTCGCCACCGGCGGGCGCGCCGGCCAGTTCGTCCCAGTGCTGCTCGATCAGTTGGGCAAACCCGGCAATCTCCGCCTCGCCGAGAAACAACAGGTACTCGGTCTTGCCATCGTCCTTGAGCTTGAGGCCGGCGGCAGCCAGGGCGATTTCGATCTTGCCTTCCGCCTCGACCGGTTCACGGTCGACCAGCCGATCCAGCAACAGGGTCTTCAGTTTCTTGGTGCGCACGCCGCGAAACTCCGGGGCCACCAGGTCGTGCTCCTGAGCGCTCAGGCGGATGGCGCGCTTGAAGCACTGGCTGCTCACCCGTGCCCGTCGATGACCGCCGAACAGGGCATCCTTGGGCGCACCGGTGTCGTCGCGGTTGAGGTTGGACGGGGCGAAGTTCTGGATCAGGTGGAATTCGATAAACAGACTCATGATGTCCCTCTCAAGCGTTGGCAGGTGTTGGCATGGTTTCGTTGGCGGGGGCCGCCAGCGCGCGGTAGAAGTCCCGCGCCCAGCGCTGACGCACGGCGTCGCGGCGCTCGGGGTCGACATGCGGGTTGAGCCAGACACCCAGGTCGCGCAGCAGAACGCCGTAATCCAACGGCCGATCGCCGGCCGCCAGCAGGCTGATGATCTGCCGCAGGTAATTCGCCAGGTTCTCGGCGTCGGCCCCCAGCAGGGCGACGAAGCGCTGCTCGATGCTGGCGCTGTCGCGCAGGCGCATCAGTTCGCCCAGGCTGGCGGCGAGACTATTCGTCGCCTGCCTGGGATGAGTGGCGTACAACCCGGCCACCAGATAGAGCGCCAGGCGCGATGCGTCCTGGGCGTGCCGTTCGACCGCCACGAAACGCTCCACATAGGGGTAGACCGGCGCATAGGCACCGGGGGCGAATCCCAGGCTGCGCCGCAGCTTCGCCAGGGCGCCGGGGTCACGCTCACGCAAACGCTCCAGGTGTGCGATAAAACTTTGCGGGTATTCGCTCATGCACGGGCCTCCTTGTCGGCGGTGGAAAGGGTGTTCTCGGGGGAACGCAACGGGCTCAGCAACGCCAGCAGGCGCGGATAGAGCTTGGCCTCGGCACGCAGCGCGCCGGGCGAACGCCCCAAGCCT contains the following coding sequences:
- the casB gene encoding type I-E CRISPR-associated protein Cse2/CasB, translating into MSEYPQSFIAHLERLRERDPGALAKLRRSLGFAPGAYAPVYPYVERFVAVERHAQDASRLALYLVAGLYATHPRQATNSLAASLGELMRLRDSASIEQRFVALLGADAENLANYLRQIISLLAAGDRPLDYGVLLRDLGVWLNPHVDPERRDAVRQRWARDFYRALAAPANETMPTPANA
- the cas2e gene encoding type I-E CRISPR-associated endoribonuclease Cas2e: MSFLVVVTENVPPRLRGRMAIWMLEVRAGVYIGDVSKRTREMIWEQLREGHEDGNVVMAWSSNHESGYEFQTLGPNRRIPVEFDGLHLVAFQPLDNPDL
- the cas1e gene encoding type I-E CRISPR-associated endonuclease Cas1e — encoded protein: MLPPLKPLPMKDRVSMIFVQYGQIDVLDGAFVVIDKTGVRTHIPVGSVACIMLEPGTRVSHAAVHLASTVGTLLVWVGESGVRLYASGQPGGARADRLLYQARLALDDELRLKVVRKMYELRFQEPAPAKRSVEQLRGIEGARVRETYKLLAKQYGVDWRSRNYDRKEWDAADVPNRCLSAATACLYGITEAAVLAAGYAPAVGFIHTGKPLSFVYDIADLFKFETVVPLAFKVAAKSPHQPEREVRLGCRDLFRSSKILAKIIPTIEEVLFAGGVSPPQAPPESVPPAIPNPQSIGDAGHRAQ
- the cas7e gene encoding type I-E CRISPR-associated protein Cas7/Cse4/CasC; protein product: MSLFIEFHLIQNFAPSNLNRDDTGAPKDALFGGHRRARVSSQCFKRAIRLSAQEHDLVAPEFRGVRTKKLKTLLLDRLVDREPVEAEGKIEIALAAAGLKLKDDGKTEYLLFLGEAEIAGFAQLIEQHWDELAGAPAGGEKKGKKEAKACAPAKVVKKAKALLDGGKAVDVALFGRMLADMPEVNQDAACQVAHAISTHRVEREFDYFTAVDDKGGPDETGAGMIGQVEFNSATLYRYAVVDAGKLLGNLQQDSELCLSALEAFTQAMVRAIPSGKQNSFAAHNLPSFVGVCLRHGGPLNLANAFEKPVSPRNDKSLTSQSVEALAGHEGKLAAVYADSRDQWAYLDLSDAWPAQKGQQTANLSELAAWVRDKVASRLEV
- the cas6e gene encoding type I-E CRISPR-associated protein Cas6/Cse3/CasE; amino-acid sequence: MHLTRLTLDPRSAQARRDLGDAYEMHRTLARAFVADAQSAPARFLWRLEAGANAWATPVVLVQATTEADWSPLLALANYLQRPVESKRLTLEEWLEGGARYRFRLQANPTVTRQGKRYGLVGEDEQLAWLGRQGERHGFSVEAALVTASDVLVSRKGEGRISVQRVCFEGVLQAQSLDALSRALTAGIGPAKAFGCGLLSVARC
- the cas5e gene encoding type I-E CRISPR-associated protein Cas5/CasD is translated as MATLLMRLQGPLQSWGTTSRFDERDTQLEPSKSGVLGLVCAALGRDRSEPLADLAALRMGVRVDREGVPMRDYQTATGVLIATGKADLRRTVVSPRFYLADAAFLVGLEGEDEGLLARIHHALRAPVWPLALGRKSFVPGMPVWLADGLSTLSLEQALAAYPCLAAPQWADRQQPLRCLLEDEQEGAIRLDQPVAPFAERRFGPRFVKSGVLHASDQTDA